A single genomic interval of Flavobacteriales bacterium harbors:
- a CDS encoding glycosyltransferase family 2 protein: MNQLKTVVRKVLAVILYHGYYRWERSWDRGWNGEILKDGITAVVSARNEEYILPFCLKSLVRVVDQVVLVDNGSDDATLQIMKDFKEENEGRIEVDVLEMPGALLGDCRNAGLRQTRYKWHLRWDADMVCRTSGENSMTQIRELIKDDRPRTIQLPRTNLRGDFHHTRHALAMDPGEPILLRFGRDIKYVEYGKFDVIRVPFYYAIVKDHRHFYFHCEGLKSDENMIYRRQYFEWRELYNSYSDNNRPAEVEDFKQYQEDWCIKEFGTNDKKALKWRFSRMDCFRLRPVQKELFGEYPDVLKDEMNSDTQHYRIIQKDCVPYIRLDRSDTEMLEYHPTQADLEWEQKVLR; this comes from the coding sequence ATGAATCAACTCAAAACTGTAGTAAGAAAGGTCTTGGCTGTGATTCTTTATCATGGTTATTACCGATGGGAGCGGTCGTGGGATAGAGGCTGGAATGGCGAGATCCTTAAGGACGGTATTACAGCTGTTGTCAGTGCCAGAAATGAAGAGTATATACTGCCTTTCTGTTTAAAGAGTTTGGTAAGAGTTGTCGATCAGGTCGTGCTTGTGGATAATGGTTCTGATGATGCAACGCTTCAGATAATGAAGGACTTCAAAGAAGAAAATGAAGGCCGAATTGAGGTTGATGTACTTGAGATGCCTGGAGCATTATTGGGAGATTGCCGAAATGCAGGGCTGAGGCAAACTCGCTACAAATGGCATCTGCGTTGGGATGCTGACATGGTCTGCCGCACTTCGGGTGAAAATAGCATGACGCAGATCCGTGAATTGATAAAAGATGATAGACCACGGACCATTCAGTTGCCACGAACAAACTTGCGTGGCGATTTCCATCACACGCGCCATGCATTAGCAATGGATCCTGGTGAGCCGATTTTGTTGCGTTTTGGTAGAGATATCAAGTATGTTGAATACGGCAAGTTTGATGTGATTCGAGTGCCTTTTTATTACGCCATTGTTAAAGATCATCGGCATTTCTACTTCCATTGCGAAGGCTTGAAGTCTGATGAGAATATGATTTACAGACGGCAATATTTTGAGTGGCGAGAGCTATACAATTCGTACTCAGACAACAACCGACCTGCCGAGGTGGAAGACTTTAAGCAGTATCAAGAAGATTGGTGCATAAAGGAATTTGGCACGAATGATAAGAAAGCCTTGAAATGGCGTTTTTCAAGAATGGATTGTTTCAGGTTACGACCGGTACAAAAGGAGTTGTTTGGAGAATATCCTGATGTGCTTAAGGATGAAATGAATAGTGATACACAGCACTACCGAATCATTCAGAAAGATTGTGTACCATACATTCGGTTGGATAGATCGGATACGGAGATGCTGGAATATCATCCTACTCAAGCAGATCTTGAGTGGGAACAAAAAGTGCTCCGCTGA
- the asnB gene encoding asparagine synthase (glutamine-hydrolyzing), with amino-acid sequence MCGITGIMLRGNEVVPKELLQKMTDSMFHRGPDEDGMHIHANVGIGMRRLSIMDVAGGSQPLYSQDATVAMVGNGEIYNYRQLQKELSDMHTFRTTTDMEVVAPLYQKFGLDFPKHMEGMFGLAILDKSQRKLHLVRDQMGVKPLFYSIVDDAIVFSSDINSILSSGKISTSINENAVSNYFNYRFGALGNESFFNGINALFPGEILTIDTETFEISSSTFHDSVTFSNDDLLKSSEAELIDELDKRLRASVSKRLMADVPLGTLLSSGIDSTLLTAIANDINSNKVDAFTISYAEQEYDESLDAKESADHLGIKWHPYSVSNQEYTSLIVEGIRKNEAPITHPNSLSVHLITKIARENGYKVLLSGEGADELFAGYGRTTNLFHLEQIRKKYPDLLLKFLSSTGLKFDRREAAILKALSNKNSTNLLSEYFSVVDQDFVEKHAIPEFMRKLGKQLDFNQLFNHILQAEQRSYLQELLLRQDKMSMWSSMEVRVPFVGDPNMVSFANQVPIELKLKDGVNKYLLRKVAEKYLPKHICYRKKRGFGSPIGEWLRQNNQLKDLAYSLTSSEYMDSKQRAYYEKTLNAHVNNKTDNYEIIWKMMNYLIFRQEYKF; translated from the coding sequence ATGTGCGGAATCACAGGAATAATGTTGAGAGGAAATGAAGTTGTTCCGAAGGAACTTCTGCAAAAAATGACCGATTCCATGTTCCATCGTGGGCCTGACGAAGACGGCATGCACATTCACGCGAATGTTGGCATAGGTATGCGAAGGCTGAGTATTATGGACGTGGCTGGTGGAAGTCAGCCGCTTTATAGCCAAGATGCAACTGTGGCGATGGTCGGTAACGGGGAAATTTACAATTATCGCCAGCTTCAAAAAGAACTTTCGGATATGCATACATTCCGAACCACAACAGACATGGAAGTCGTGGCTCCGCTGTATCAGAAATTCGGATTGGATTTTCCGAAACACATGGAAGGCATGTTCGGGCTGGCCATTTTAGACAAATCTCAGCGCAAACTTCATTTGGTGCGAGATCAGATGGGTGTAAAACCACTGTTCTACAGCATAGTTGATGATGCCATAGTTTTCTCTTCAGATATCAATTCGATCTTGTCATCTGGAAAAATATCCACGTCCATTAATGAGAATGCCGTATCGAATTATTTCAACTATCGATTTGGCGCGCTTGGAAATGAATCGTTCTTCAATGGGATCAATGCTCTTTTTCCGGGTGAAATTCTGACGATTGATACCGAAACATTTGAAATCTCCAGTTCAACTTTTCATGATTCTGTTACGTTTTCAAATGATGACCTACTTAAGTCCAGCGAAGCTGAACTGATTGATGAACTTGACAAAAGGTTACGTGCTTCTGTAAGCAAGCGACTTATGGCTGATGTGCCTCTTGGCACACTGCTTAGCTCTGGTATTGACTCAACGCTGCTTACCGCCATCGCAAACGACATCAACAGTAATAAGGTTGATGCATTTACCATCTCATATGCGGAACAAGAATATGACGAAAGTCTAGACGCCAAAGAATCAGCAGATCATCTGGGAATCAAATGGCATCCGTATTCAGTAAGCAACCAAGAATACACTTCGCTAATTGTTGAGGGAATAAGGAAAAACGAGGCTCCGATCACTCATCCGAATTCGCTTTCAGTGCATTTGATCACCAAAATTGCTCGCGAAAATGGATACAAGGTTTTATTGAGCGGAGAAGGTGCCGATGAACTTTTTGCAGGCTACGGACGCACTACCAATCTTTTTCATTTAGAACAGATCAGGAAAAAGTATCCTGATCTGCTACTGAAGTTCTTATCAAGCACGGGATTGAAGTTTGACAGACGGGAAGCAGCGATTCTAAAGGCTTTATCCAATAAGAATTCGACCAACCTTCTTTCCGAATATTTCAGCGTGGTTGATCAGGATTTCGTTGAGAAACACGCTATTCCAGAATTTATGCGAAAGCTGGGTAAGCAGTTGGATTTCAATCAGTTGTTTAACCATATTCTTCAAGCAGAACAACGGTCGTACTTGCAAGAACTGCTGCTGAGACAGGATAAAATGAGCATGTGGTCGAGTATGGAGGTTCGAGTTCCTTTTGTTGGCGACCCAAATATGGTTTCGTTTGCCAATCAGGTACCGATTGAGCTCAAATTGAAGGATGGCGTGAACAAGTATTTGCTCAGAAAAGTAGCCGAGAAATATTTACCTAAGCATATATGTTACCGTAAAAAGCGTGGTTTTGGATCCCCTATTGGAGAATGGCTCCGTCAGAATAATCAATTGAAAGACCTTGCTTATTCTCTGACATCAAGCGAATACATGGATTCTAAACAGCGTGCTTATTATGAAAAAACACTTAACGCCCACGTTAATAATAAGACCGATAATTATGAGATCATCTGGAAAATGATGAACTACCTTATTTTCCGTCAGGAATACAAATTCTGA
- a CDS encoding CapA family protein, with product MKRRQSIQIKFVGDVAFNDDFQKRIEQAEDPFNEVKSTLKDADLVVGNLEVVAFGAAQNMKKTPRIGTSLEALNELKNLNLGLVTLATNHFYDNLNEGFVNTVNKLTELGIAYVGSNVDREKAGEPAILEVGGWKVGFVNFVHPDTHPSLPEDADVYTNFFDLDKIVSAIKDLRPNVDRVVALMHWGGKTDYGYFPHQEQLAQAKAIIDAGADALIGCHTHTFQVSEVINGKPVYYSLGNFCFADIHCDGGIYYVRNSGKKSGIVALEFFEDGSVAHSVEAIANVDNTIVFRTELNATYRWWNFLFRIVRKVPGGYPVYYWALRRVEPIYYHAQLNNITVAQVALKKLLKIFTGK from the coding sequence ATGAAAAGGAGGCAATCAATACAGATCAAGTTTGTTGGCGATGTAGCCTTCAACGATGATTTTCAGAAACGTATTGAACAGGCCGAAGATCCATTCAACGAAGTGAAATCGACTTTGAAAGACGCGGATCTTGTAGTCGGTAATTTGGAAGTGGTGGCTTTTGGGGCAGCACAGAACATGAAGAAAACGCCACGAATCGGAACATCTTTAGAGGCGTTAAATGAACTGAAAAATCTGAACCTTGGACTTGTAACCTTGGCCACCAATCATTTCTATGATAATCTTAACGAGGGATTCGTAAACACGGTTAACAAATTGACCGAATTGGGAATTGCCTATGTTGGTTCAAATGTTGATCGAGAAAAGGCAGGGGAACCTGCTATTCTGGAAGTGGGCGGATGGAAGGTTGGATTTGTCAATTTTGTCCATCCGGATACGCACCCCAGCTTGCCTGAGGATGCTGATGTTTACACGAATTTTTTTGATCTCGACAAGATTGTCTCAGCCATCAAAGACCTTAGACCTAATGTTGACAGGGTAGTTGCGCTCATGCATTGGGGCGGCAAAACTGATTATGGATATTTTCCTCATCAAGAACAACTAGCCCAAGCCAAAGCCATTATTGATGCTGGGGCAGACGCGTTGATCGGTTGTCATACTCATACGTTTCAAGTGAGCGAAGTAATTAACGGCAAGCCTGTTTATTACAGTCTCGGTAATTTTTGCTTTGCAGATATTCACTGCGATGGAGGAATTTACTACGTTCGAAATAGTGGTAAGAAGAGTGGAATAGTTGCGCTCGAATTTTTTGAAGATGGCAGCGTAGCACACTCTGTAGAAGCCATTGCAAATGTGGATAACACAATTGTCTTCCGCACAGAACTGAATGCGACATACCGGTGGTGGAATTTTCTGTTTCGAATCGTGCGTAAAGTTCCAGGTGGATATCCGGTCTACTATTGGGCACTGCGCAGAGTTGAACCGATTTATTATCATGCGCAGCTGAACAATATTACCGTAGCTCAGGTGGCTTTGAAAAAGCTCTTAAAGATTTTCACAGGCAAATGA
- a CDS encoding glycosyltransferase, with protein MTRVLYIGDPNSVHDFKWISWMSSKPEFETFLIAQEHEMSLLSSNQRSLLGASKITLLEPIKSYSLWRFWENQASLKTITEAIDKYKIHVVHPLFATPFSLWTRNLPVPSVITSRGSDIHVVLAGLGKGSFLHRIHGKLLLQQFKSAFENAAAITCTSQGQLNKINSVFGTNLKGEIIRTGVNVDEINALQPEVNLPNNLTDKRIIFLPRYIRPIYQTELQIRALAAIPETLKQQLAIVLIEGKKTDSEYADFIKLELENCGIQHHTFESLSQHEMWSMFKLSALTIMTPKTDGTPNSALEAMAARCPLILGSFNYDEDLFSEEFCERMKTDSTEELAQLIENSLSNYPLEKVECAFENASKFGNRPIEMERLHQLYLALAKR; from the coding sequence ATGACACGCGTCCTTTATATCGGAGACCCCAATAGCGTCCATGATTTCAAATGGATAAGTTGGATGAGTTCCAAACCTGAATTTGAGACTTTTCTTATTGCTCAGGAACACGAGATGTCTCTTCTCAGCAGCAATCAACGCTCATTACTTGGCGCATCCAAAATAACACTCCTTGAACCGATTAAAAGCTATTCTCTTTGGAGGTTTTGGGAGAACCAAGCTTCGCTGAAAACAATCACTGAAGCGATAGACAAGTATAAGATACATGTGGTGCATCCGCTTTTCGCCACGCCATTTTCGCTGTGGACACGGAATCTTCCCGTGCCATCGGTCATCACTTCTCGTGGTTCGGATATTCATGTGGTGTTGGCTGGTCTGGGCAAAGGTTCGTTCCTGCATCGCATCCATGGAAAATTATTGTTGCAGCAATTCAAATCAGCCTTCGAAAATGCGGCAGCAATTACCTGCACATCGCAAGGACAGTTGAATAAAATCAATTCCGTTTTCGGCACAAACCTGAAAGGCGAGATTATCCGAACAGGTGTCAACGTGGATGAGATAAATGCGCTTCAGCCAGAAGTAAATCTGCCCAATAATCTCACCGACAAACGGATCATTTTTCTGCCACGCTACATTCGTCCGATCTATCAGACCGAATTACAGATTCGAGCGTTAGCTGCCATTCCTGAAACGTTGAAACAACAGCTTGCTATTGTGCTGATTGAAGGTAAAAAGACTGATTCTGAATACGCTGATTTCATCAAGCTAGAATTAGAAAATTGCGGCATTCAGCATCACACGTTCGAATCCTTGTCTCAGCACGAAATGTGGTCGATGTTCAAACTGAGTGCGCTTACCATCATGACTCCCAAAACAGATGGAACACCCAATTCAGCATTGGAAGCCATGGCCGCAAGATGCCCGTTGATTCTGGGTTCATTCAATTATGATGAAGACCTTTTTTCTGAAGAATTCTGTGAACGGATGAAAACAGATTCGACAGAAGAACTCGCACAGCTCATTGAAAATTCTCTTTCAAACTATCCACTCGAAAAAGTAGAATGTGCGTTTGAAAATGCTTCGAAATTCGGCAACCGTCCAATTGAAATGGAACGACTTCACCAGTTATATCTGGCGCTCGCGAAGCGCTAA